A window of Candidatus Pantoea floridensis contains these coding sequences:
- a CDS encoding ABC transporter substrate-binding protein, with translation MRKARWPLAGQSMLLALMATAALNATAAEVPQSGGTLRIASLQSDIDAFDPQTGYSVDSWEIMRAVTRQLVTYAGSPQSLKDDTALVPDLAKSWDVSADGKTYTFHLRDGIHFAGPTTRPIVAKDFVYTIKRFCDPNKPVAAVNYFNLAFSGFAAYCKDFSRVPTGDLAATQAFIDSHEIAGVSAPDDKTLVLRSDSKNYDFLNILSMNFVTPLPEEIVAKYYPDSPELRKHFPPAGLIAWRSIKVGRSYC, from the coding sequence ATGCGTAAAGCACGTTGGCCCCTCGCGGGCCAGAGTATGCTGTTGGCGTTGATGGCGACGGCCGCACTGAATGCCACGGCGGCAGAGGTGCCGCAGTCGGGTGGGACGCTGCGGATTGCCTCGCTGCAGTCCGATATCGATGCCTTTGATCCGCAAACCGGCTACTCGGTGGATTCATGGGAAATTATGCGCGCGGTAACCCGCCAGCTGGTGACCTATGCAGGATCGCCGCAAAGCCTGAAAGACGATACGGCGCTGGTGCCGGATTTAGCCAAATCCTGGGACGTCAGCGCCGATGGCAAAACCTATACCTTCCATCTGCGCGACGGCATTCACTTCGCGGGACCGACCACCCGACCGATTGTAGCGAAGGACTTTGTCTACACCATCAAACGCTTCTGCGATCCCAATAAGCCGGTGGCCGCCGTGAACTATTTCAACCTCGCCTTCTCCGGTTTTGCTGCCTACTGCAAAGATTTTTCCAGGGTGCCGACCGGCGATTTAGCGGCCACCCAGGCCTTTATTGATTCCCACGAGATCGCCGGCGTCAGCGCGCCGGATGATAAAACGCTGGTGCTGCGCTCCGACAGCAAAAACTACGATTTCCTCAATATCCTGTCGATGAACTTCGTCACGCCGCTGCCGGAAGAGATTGTGGCGAAATACTATCCGGACTCGCCGGAGCTGCGTAAGCATTTCCCCCCAGCGGGCCTTATAGCGTGGCGGAGTATCAAAGTGGGCAGAAGCTATTGCTGA
- a CDS encoding ABC transporter substrate-binding protein, translating to MAEYQSGQKLLLKKVADYNHAQDPARKAYVDNIEISFTGNNEDSVTQRIQAGDADLSLYLDVPPQAVIRQYAIKNSPYLHAANSGAANFIAINAQPEAKSAGATALRNLKVRQALTYAVNRAHLVQAQGGKIAALPLGQIITSTLLGHENLDLYPTADNKGDPAKAKALLQEAGFPNGLSFDLVYRANNQFSTLAVILKEDLAKAGITLNLNPVPPPQFMAYLQSPANRWDLALAQTSPDWQGPATRMLLGGWLNSDAAPCGRGNVYAICYSNPQLNALAKQAYGSDNPGPIWAQADRLVSADLPWIPLFEKRRVAITSDRVTHWTWSSLATQADITNIAVKP from the coding sequence GTGGCGGAGTATCAAAGTGGGCAGAAGCTATTGCTGAAAAAAGTGGCAGATTACAATCATGCGCAGGATCCGGCGCGCAAGGCCTATGTCGATAACATTGAGATTAGCTTCACCGGTAACAATGAAGACAGCGTCACGCAACGCATTCAGGCCGGTGATGCCGATTTGTCGCTCTATCTGGATGTGCCACCGCAGGCGGTGATCCGCCAGTACGCGATCAAAAACAGCCCGTATCTGCACGCTGCCAACAGCGGGGCCGCCAACTTCATCGCCATTAACGCCCAGCCGGAAGCGAAAAGCGCAGGCGCTACCGCACTGCGAAATCTGAAAGTGCGTCAGGCGCTGACCTATGCGGTGAATCGTGCACACCTGGTGCAGGCGCAGGGCGGGAAAATTGCGGCGCTACCGCTGGGGCAGATTATTACCAGCACGCTGTTAGGGCATGAGAACCTCGATCTCTATCCCACCGCCGATAACAAAGGCGACCCGGCGAAAGCCAAAGCGCTGTTGCAGGAGGCGGGCTTCCCCAATGGGCTGAGTTTTGATCTGGTGTATCGCGCCAACAATCAGTTCAGCACCCTGGCGGTTATTTTGAAGGAAGACCTGGCGAAAGCGGGGATCACCCTCAACCTCAATCCGGTTCCGCCACCGCAGTTTATGGCCTATCTGCAAAGTCCCGCTAATCGCTGGGATCTGGCACTGGCGCAGACCTCGCCTGATTGGCAAGGTCCGGCGACGCGCATGTTGCTGGGCGGCTGGCTGAACTCTGATGCCGCGCCGTGCGGCCGTGGCAATGTCTATGCCATTTGCTATAGCAATCCGCAGCTAAACGCGTTAGCGAAGCAGGCCTACGGCTCAGATAACCCAGGGCCAATTTGGGCGCAGGCCGATCGTTTAGTGTCCGCCGATCTGCCGTGGATTCCGCTGTTTGAGAAACGCCGCGTTGCCATCACCTCCGATCGCGTCACCCATTGGACGTGGTCATCACTGGCAACGCAGGCTGATATCACCAACATCGCCGTGAAGCCATAA
- a CDS encoding GNAT family N-acetyltransferase codes for MPQVRLIDDAPTLLAAAQTFRQAMFGLPGGVTPQEQWVERYLEPQRVWGAWLEGELVGTTNSFSGELTLPGGQRVSHSAVTHVGVLPHFTRRGVMRALLSAQLHEFHQRGVAVATLRASQGTLYRRLGYGIASWLSSYHLDKRELLQLPAVPGQIQLRPAADAWAQQIAVVQRFPSWRAGTLSRWPQWWAMQQHRLTHSNLNHYVAFDVQHGEAQAFVRYHAQPDDNWLYSRDRTLVVDDLHAPDGDSYRRLIAFLLQLDITRHLHFPSRPVDDPLPLLVDNPRAVTVSAQRDESWLRIVDVQAVLQARTFATDDAVILDIRDPLLPHNQGRWRIAAQGITRSEAQPDATLSVDALASLILGGSRVWQLIYSQNIHIHRPHVAEHLERLFAVAEQPWSGLFF; via the coding sequence ATGCCGCAAGTCCGTTTAATTGATGACGCGCCCACCTTACTGGCCGCCGCGCAGACGTTTCGTCAGGCGATGTTTGGCCTGCCGGGCGGTGTCACGCCGCAGGAGCAGTGGGTTGAACGCTATCTGGAACCCCAGCGCGTATGGGGCGCCTGGCTGGAGGGTGAACTGGTGGGCACCACCAACAGTTTTAGCGGTGAACTGACGCTGCCGGGCGGCCAGCGCGTTTCACACAGTGCCGTCACTCATGTTGGCGTGCTGCCGCATTTTACCCGGCGCGGCGTGATGCGTGCGCTGCTGAGCGCTCAGCTGCACGAATTTCACCAGCGCGGCGTGGCGGTGGCGACGCTGCGCGCCTCGCAGGGCACGCTGTATCGTCGTCTGGGCTACGGCATCGCCAGTTGGTTAAGCAGCTATCACCTGGATAAGCGGGAGCTGCTGCAGCTGCCCGCCGTGCCGGGGCAGATACAGCTGCGACCGGCGGCGGATGCCTGGGCGCAGCAAATCGCCGTGGTGCAACGTTTTCCGTCATGGCGAGCAGGGACGTTAAGCCGCTGGCCGCAGTGGTGGGCGATGCAGCAGCATCGTCTGACGCACAGCAATCTTAACCATTATGTGGCGTTCGACGTGCAGCACGGTGAAGCGCAAGCGTTTGTCCGCTATCACGCGCAACCGGATGACAACTGGCTTTACAGCCGCGATCGCACGTTGGTGGTAGACGATCTGCATGCGCCGGATGGCGACAGCTATCGCCGCTTAATCGCTTTTCTGTTGCAGCTGGATATCACCCGGCACCTGCATTTTCCTTCACGTCCTGTCGATGATCCGTTGCCGCTGCTGGTGGATAACCCGCGCGCCGTCACCGTCAGTGCGCAGCGCGATGAAAGCTGGCTGCGCATTGTTGATGTGCAGGCCGTATTACAGGCACGTACTTTTGCCACGGATGACGCGGTGATCCTCGACATTCGCGATCCGCTGCTGCCGCACAATCAGGGGCGCTGGCGCATCGCAGCGCAGGGCATCACGCGCAGTGAAGCGCAACCCGATGCCACCTTAAGCGTTGATGCGCTGGCCAGCTTAATATTGGGCGGCAGTCGCGTGTGGCAGTTGATTTATAGCCAAAACATTCACATTCATCGTCCGCACGTTGCGGAACACCTTGAACGGCTGTTTGCCGTGGCTGAGCAGCCATGGTCCGGGCTGTTTTTTTGA
- a CDS encoding dipeptide ABC transporter ATP-binding protein — MNLLTVSQLKVQFGDQVAVKEVSLTLAPGEVLALAGESGSGKSLTAAAILGLLPATAQASGAIHFSGRSLLNQPESLLNRLRGHDIAMVFQNSLSTLDPSWRVGKQLQHNLRRLNPSLRGAALRAEALRWLERMHIREAQHVFDLFPHELSGGMRQRVLIALAVMCQPSLLIADEPTTALDASVQFEVLSLLRELRGQHNMAMLLITHDFGVVAALADRVAVMRQGVIVETGVTRDIIARPQHPYTQTLLAAVPRPDLQPVSPSDSAILLQASGIGRDYWRRQPARWWPQKSAFSAVDAVDVQIGQGEVVGVIGESGSGKSTLLRLLAQLIAPTRGSVRFAGQPLTLADADAQRAFRRQVQCVFQDSLASFNPRLTLREQLIRPQLRLSSASNRTEALLRAQQVFSEVGLNPALLARYPHQLSGGQRQRANIARALVVNPSCLLLDEPTSALDLSIQAQVMRLLTQLHQQRQLSCLFVSHNLALVTQFCQRIVVMEGGKVVDDFPRHALYAPQRHAVTQRLLAANLLPDAVIDRDRQRA; from the coding sequence ATGAACCTATTAACCGTCTCGCAGCTCAAGGTGCAATTTGGCGATCAGGTTGCGGTCAAGGAGGTTTCGTTGACGCTGGCGCCGGGTGAAGTGCTGGCGCTGGCGGGGGAATCAGGATCGGGGAAAAGCCTGACCGCAGCGGCGATTCTGGGATTGCTGCCCGCGACGGCGCAGGCCAGCGGCGCGATCCACTTTAGCGGGCGTTCACTGCTCAATCAGCCTGAAAGCCTATTGAATCGGTTACGCGGCCACGACATCGCGATGGTGTTTCAGAATTCACTCTCCACGCTCGATCCCTCCTGGCGCGTGGGCAAACAGTTGCAACACAACCTGCGTCGGCTCAATCCCTCGCTGCGCGGTGCGGCTTTACGCGCGGAAGCGCTGCGCTGGCTGGAGCGCATGCATATTCGCGAGGCGCAGCACGTGTTTGATCTCTTTCCGCATGAGCTGAGCGGCGGCATGCGCCAGCGCGTGCTGATTGCGCTGGCAGTGATGTGCCAGCCGTCGCTGTTAATCGCCGATGAACCGACCACCGCGCTGGATGCCAGCGTGCAATTTGAGGTGCTGTCGCTGCTACGCGAACTGCGCGGCCAGCACAACATGGCGATGCTGCTGATTACCCATGATTTTGGCGTCGTCGCCGCGCTGGCCGATCGGGTTGCCGTGATGCGTCAGGGCGTCATCGTTGAAACCGGCGTTACCCGCGACATCATTGCGCGCCCGCAGCATCCCTACACGCAAACGTTACTGGCGGCCGTGCCGCGCCCGGATTTGCAGCCGGTTAGCCCATCCGATAGCGCCATATTGTTGCAGGCCAGCGGTATCGGTCGCGACTACTGGCGACGGCAGCCCGCGCGCTGGTGGCCCCAGAAAAGCGCCTTTAGCGCGGTGGATGCCGTTGATGTGCAGATCGGGCAGGGCGAAGTGGTGGGCGTAATTGGCGAATCCGGCTCGGGAAAATCGACGCTGCTGCGCCTGCTTGCCCAGTTAATCGCCCCCACGCGTGGTTCGGTGCGCTTTGCCGGTCAGCCGCTTACGCTAGCCGATGCCGACGCACAGCGGGCGTTTCGCCGTCAGGTGCAGTGTGTTTTTCAGGATAGCCTGGCTTCCTTTAATCCCCGCCTGACGCTACGCGAGCAGCTGATCCGTCCGCAGCTGCGGCTCAGCAGCGCTAGCAACCGAACGGAAGCCTTGCTGCGCGCGCAGCAGGTCTTTAGTGAAGTGGGGCTGAATCCGGCGCTGCTGGCACGCTATCCGCACCAGCTCTCCGGTGGTCAGCGTCAGCGCGCCAATATTGCGCGCGCGTTGGTGGTGAATCCGAGCTGCCTGCTGCTGGATGAGCCGACCTCTGCGCTCGATCTCTCCATTCAGGCGCAGGTAATGCGGCTGCTGACGCAGCTGCATCAGCAGCGTCAGCTCAGCTGCCTGTTTGTCAGCCATAACCTCGCGTTAGTCACCCAGTTTTGCCAGCGCATTGTGGTGATGGAGGGCGGCAAGGTGGTGGATGATTTTCCGCGTCATGCGCTGTATGCCCCGCAGCGGCACGCTGTCACGCAGCGTTTGCTGGCGGCCAATTTGTTACCGGATGCGGTTATCGATCGCGACCGGCAACGTGCTTAA
- a CDS encoding LLM class flavin-dependent oxidoreductase: MSNVSAKKTLLFNGFIMNVVGHVSAGLWRHPDDRASEYTSLGYWTHIARVLDDAGFDAMFIADALGQIDVYQGKPDAALRTAAQSPVNDPLLLVSAMAAVTTQLGFGITVSTTYEHPYLLARKFTTLDHLTKGRVAWNIVTSVLESAARNLGLERQMDHDERYERAQEFLEVTYKLWEGSWEEDAVRRDKQARVYTDPAKVHPIRHKGRWFSVPDAHLSEPSPQRTPVLFQAGTSDRGRQFAAQNAEVVFLGGTTAQSIRNNIDRIRAAAREEGRADEAIRFITAVSVVVDETDEKAHAKFQDYLSYTSQEAALALFSAWTGVDWSAWPLDAPLQYIETNAGRSALAGLTRIDAERVWTVGDISDYIGIGGIHPTLVGSAQTVADALEKLADESGIDGFNLAYAISPGSFEDFARWVAPELQARGRMRRPDGRALTLRERLQGEGQRRLRADHPGLRFSDLRAHRYPESEA, encoded by the coding sequence ATGAGTAACGTCAGCGCAAAAAAAACTCTGCTGTTTAACGGCTTCATAATGAATGTTGTGGGCCACGTCTCGGCCGGACTGTGGCGCCATCCTGATGACCGCGCCAGTGAATACACGTCGCTAGGCTACTGGACCCACATTGCCCGCGTGCTGGATGACGCCGGTTTTGATGCGATGTTCATTGCTGACGCGCTCGGGCAGATCGATGTCTATCAAGGCAAACCGGATGCTGCGCTGCGCACCGCCGCCCAGTCGCCGGTTAACGATCCGCTGCTGCTGGTCTCGGCAATGGCCGCGGTCACCACCCAGCTGGGGTTCGGCATTACCGTTTCCACTACTTATGAACACCCCTATCTGCTGGCGCGCAAGTTCACCACCCTCGATCATCTCACCAAAGGGCGCGTGGCATGGAATATCGTCACCTCGGTACTGGAATCAGCCGCCCGCAATCTTGGACTCGAACGCCAGATGGATCATGACGAACGTTATGAGCGCGCGCAGGAGTTTCTTGAGGTGACCTACAAGCTGTGGGAAGGATCGTGGGAAGAGGATGCGGTGCGGCGCGACAAACAAGCCCGTGTTTATACCGATCCGGCCAAAGTCCATCCTATCCGGCATAAAGGCCGCTGGTTCAGCGTGCCGGATGCGCATCTCAGTGAACCGAGCCCGCAGCGCACGCCGGTGTTATTTCAGGCGGGCACCTCCGATCGCGGCCGTCAGTTCGCCGCGCAAAATGCCGAAGTGGTGTTTCTCGGCGGCACCACGGCGCAGTCGATTCGTAACAATATCGATCGCATCCGCGCGGCGGCACGAGAAGAAGGGCGCGCCGATGAGGCCATCCGCTTTATCACGGCGGTTAGCGTCGTGGTCGATGAAACCGATGAGAAGGCGCACGCCAAATTCCAGGATTATCTCAGTTACACCAGCCAGGAAGCCGCGCTGGCGCTGTTCTCTGCCTGGACCGGCGTGGATTGGTCCGCCTGGCCGCTGGATGCCCCGTTGCAATATATCGAAACCAATGCGGGCCGTTCGGCATTGGCGGGATTAACGCGTATTGATGCTGAGCGGGTGTGGACGGTAGGCGACATCAGTGACTACATCGGCATTGGCGGCATTCATCCTACGCTGGTCGGGAGTGCGCAAACCGTGGCGGATGCGCTTGAGAAACTGGCGGATGAATCCGGCATTGATGGTTTCAATCTGGCCTATGCCATCAGCCCCGGCAGCTTTGAAGATTTTGCGCGCTGGGTTGCGCCGGAGCTGCAGGCACGCGGGCGCATGCGTCGTCCCGATGGGCGCGCACTGACGCTGCGCGAAAGATTGCAGGGCGAAGGTCAGCGCCGCCTGCGCGCCGACCACCCCGGTTTGCGTTTTAGTGATTTGCGTGCGCATCGCTACCCGGAGAGCGAGGCATGA
- a CDS encoding acyl-CoA dehydrogenase family protein codes for MSHANDIYQGVSEQEFAHWKQVAQQVADRLASTLQTRDRANQHPFEEIDWLRQSGLLKLAVPKSLGGGGVDLVQALEISRIISAADGSLGQLIAYHYSNGVWSYILGNRMQWEFIARGIVEHGWFQSSISNPRDPRLKLEWDGDDVLVSGRRTFATGAAVSQVMTIAVWIDDQLVQYQVTADQPGIRFNDDWDNLGQRLTASGTLDFDRVRLRPQDRLTGLEQNPASAVLRNALRNQFSQLIFVHFYLGIAEGALKQAAHYFRTSVRPWPESGVEQALDDPYHRLKAGELASELAAGIALAEKTARTYQAAFHAGNALTEAQWGELALLTDQAKVIANNVALKISHELFELTGGRSTDNRYGLDVYWRNVRTHTLHDPVSYRIREVGDYVLTGKLPTPRVYAPPKKA; via the coding sequence ATGAGTCACGCCAACGACATTTATCAGGGCGTCAGCGAGCAAGAATTCGCGCACTGGAAGCAGGTAGCACAGCAGGTGGCCGATCGTCTGGCCAGCACCTTACAGACGCGCGACCGGGCTAATCAGCATCCGTTTGAAGAGATCGACTGGCTGCGCCAAAGCGGGCTGTTAAAACTGGCGGTGCCGAAATCGCTGGGTGGCGGCGGCGTCGATCTGGTGCAGGCGCTGGAGATCAGCCGCATTATCTCGGCCGCCGACGGTTCGCTGGGGCAGCTCATCGCCTATCACTATTCGAACGGCGTCTGGAGCTACATCCTGGGCAATCGTATGCAGTGGGAATTCATTGCGCGCGGCATTGTTGAGCACGGCTGGTTCCAGTCCAGCATTAGTAATCCGCGCGATCCACGCCTGAAGCTGGAGTGGGATGGCGACGATGTCTTAGTCAGCGGCCGCCGCACCTTTGCCACCGGCGCGGCGGTGTCGCAAGTGATGACGATCGCCGTCTGGATTGATGACCAGCTGGTGCAGTATCAGGTGACGGCCGATCAGCCCGGCATCCGCTTTAATGATGACTGGGATAACCTGGGACAACGCCTCACCGCCAGCGGCACGCTGGATTTTGACCGTGTTCGTCTACGTCCACAGGATCGTCTCACCGGGCTGGAACAGAACCCCGCCAGCGCGGTACTGCGTAATGCGTTACGTAATCAGTTCAGCCAGCTGATTTTCGTGCACTTCTATCTGGGCATCGCTGAAGGCGCGCTGAAGCAAGCCGCCCACTATTTCCGGACCAGCGTAAGACCGTGGCCAGAGTCGGGCGTAGAACAGGCGCTGGATGATCCTTATCACCGCCTGAAGGCCGGTGAACTCGCCTCGGAACTTGCGGCGGGTATTGCGCTGGCGGAGAAGACGGCGCGCACCTACCAGGCCGCTTTCCATGCTGGCAATGCGTTAACGGAAGCACAGTGGGGCGAACTGGCGCTGTTAACCGATCAGGCCAAAGTGATTGCGAATAACGTGGCGCTGAAAATCAGTCATGAGCTGTTTGAACTCACCGGTGGCCGCTCAACCGACAATCGCTACGGACTGGATGTTTACTGGCGTAACGTGCGCACGCACACGCTGCACGATCCGGTGAGCTACCGCATTCGTGAGGTGGGGGATTATGTGCTGACGGGCAAACTGCCAACCCCGCGCGTCTACGCGCCACCGAAAAAAGCGTAG
- a CDS encoding ABC transporter permease, which translates to MKAFFKQRLATGSLLILLLIVMISALAPWLAPYDPLQSFTGLRLAPPGTPGHWLGGDNQGRDMLSRLIWGGRSALGASILPVIVAALLSLAFGMLAGYRDSAFSAFIMRITDMLFAFPMVLLAIGLSAVLGSGYLTVTITLICSVVPYLTRVVYSDTRAEVRKEYVEALHAQGASHSDILFRELLPNVATPLLVYTTSLLGGMVVFLAGLSFLGLGVQPPQADWGRMVGEGTQWMILGAPHIATLPACAIVVVSLAFNWLGDGLRDMLDPHRKGL; encoded by the coding sequence ATGAAGGCATTTTTCAAGCAACGCCTGGCGACGGGCAGTTTACTCATTCTGCTGCTGATCGTGATGATTTCCGCGCTGGCACCGTGGCTGGCGCCTTACGATCCCCTGCAGTCGTTTACCGGTTTACGCCTTGCACCGCCGGGCACCCCGGGACATTGGCTTGGTGGGGACAATCAGGGACGCGACATGTTGAGTCGCCTGATCTGGGGCGGCCGCAGCGCGCTAGGCGCATCGATCTTACCGGTTATTGTTGCTGCGCTGCTCAGCCTGGCGTTTGGCATGCTGGCCGGTTATCGCGACTCGGCGTTCTCTGCTTTCATCATGCGCATCACCGATATGCTGTTTGCTTTTCCCATGGTGCTGCTGGCGATTGGTCTCTCCGCCGTGTTGGGCAGCGGCTATCTCACGGTGACGATCACCCTGATTTGTAGCGTGGTGCCATACCTGACGCGGGTGGTGTACAGCGACACGCGTGCAGAAGTGAGGAAGGAGTATGTCGAGGCGCTGCATGCCCAGGGCGCGAGCCATAGCGACATCCTGTTTCGTGAGCTGCTGCCCAATGTGGCCACGCCGCTGCTGGTGTACACCACCTCGCTGCTGGGCGGCATGGTGGTATTCCTGGCGGGATTGAGCTTTCTTGGCCTTGGCGTTCAGCCGCCGCAGGCGGATTGGGGGCGCATGGTGGGCGAAGGGACGCAATGGATGATCCTCGGCGCTCCGCACATCGCCACGCTTCCTGCGTGCGCCATTGTGGTGGTATCGCTGGCCTTTAACTGGCTCGGCGACGGTCTGCGCGACATGCTCGATCCACATCGTAAGGGGCTGTGA
- a CDS encoding LLM class flavin-dependent oxidoreductase: MSLHLHWYLPTNGDSREIVGAGDDSQHIAGIGQDYRAATLDYLIDIARSAERLGFEGVLTPTGSWCEDAWLSTMAISQHTERLKFIVAFRPGFISPTLAAHQAATFQRLTQGRLLINVVTGGDPVEQRRYGDRLNHDQRYARSGEFIAAFKGVSAARANGQPFDFHGEHYQLDQATLLPSPWAVPPVFFGGASAAAQQVAATHADTWLTWGEPLEQVAPRLAEVRAAAAVQGRTLSMGIRFHVISRDSEEDAWREAARLLQNVTPQRIHSAQTLLSRTESVGQQRMIALLNTIQAEQVTPENVRALEIAPHIWSGYGLVRGGVGTALVGSHQQVADQIKAYHALGIDHFILSGQPHLEEAWWFGEGAGAILRREGFVVSSTS, encoded by the coding sequence ATGAGCCTTCATCTGCACTGGTATTTACCCACCAACGGCGACAGCCGCGAAATCGTCGGTGCCGGTGATGACTCGCAGCACATTGCCGGTATTGGCCAGGATTACCGCGCCGCCACGCTCGACTATCTGATTGATATCGCGCGCAGCGCTGAACGTCTGGGCTTCGAAGGTGTGCTAACGCCGACCGGCAGCTGGTGCGAAGATGCCTGGCTGAGCACCATGGCGATTAGCCAGCACACCGAGCGTCTTAAATTTATTGTTGCCTTTCGCCCTGGTTTTATCTCGCCGACGCTGGCAGCGCATCAGGCGGCCACGTTCCAGCGGCTCACACAGGGTCGGTTACTGATCAACGTGGTGACCGGCGGCGATCCGGTTGAACAGCGGCGCTATGGCGATCGCCTCAATCACGATCAGCGCTACGCGCGCAGCGGCGAATTTATTGCGGCGTTTAAGGGCGTCAGCGCCGCGCGCGCCAACGGGCAACCCTTCGATTTTCACGGTGAACATTATCAGCTGGATCAGGCGACGCTGCTGCCGTCACCCTGGGCGGTGCCGCCGGTCTTTTTTGGCGGCGCCAGTGCTGCGGCGCAGCAGGTTGCGGCCACCCATGCCGATACCTGGCTGACATGGGGAGAACCGTTGGAGCAGGTCGCACCGCGGCTGGCCGAGGTCCGCGCGGCGGCGGCGGTACAGGGCCGCACGTTGTCAATGGGTATTCGTTTTCATGTCATCAGTCGCGACAGCGAAGAGGACGCCTGGCGTGAAGCCGCGCGCCTGCTGCAAAACGTCACGCCGCAGCGCATTCATAGCGCGCAAACGCTGCTCAGCCGCACGGAATCGGTGGGGCAGCAGCGCATGATTGCGTTGCTCAACACTATTCAGGCCGAACAGGTCACGCCGGAGAACGTGCGGGCGCTGGAAATCGCGCCGCATATCTGGAGCGGTTACGGGCTGGTACGCGGCGGCGTTGGCACCGCGCTGGTGGGCAGCCATCAGCAGGTTGCCGACCAGATTAAAGCCTATCACGCGTTAGGTATCGACCACTTTATTTTGTCCGGCCAGCCGCACCTGGAAGAAGCCTGGTGGTTTGGCGAGGGCGCCGGCGCAATTTTGCGTCGCGAAGGTTTCGTTGTTTCTTCCACTTCATAA